A single window of Methanoculleus oceani DNA harbors:
- a CDS encoding stage II sporulation protein M: MSELSLARATILAAVFFAVSVGLGVFAVARDPSIGAEVMTLFRNQVVAGLLSDSRPVLAVKLFLNNLAACLLLFLGGASLGVVTVLILSVNGLLIGAVTELVRQQQGLLYIAAALLPHGIFEIPAFLIAGGLGLLLGRELIDEWQGGGDAAAGAVPLTRLFLRVVVPLLAVAAAVEAFITPAILSMIA, from the coding sequence ATGTCTGAACTCTCGCTCGCCCGGGCCACGATCCTCGCGGCCGTCTTCTTTGCCGTCTCGGTCGGCCTCGGCGTCTTTGCCGTGGCCCGCGACCCGTCGATCGGCGCGGAGGTCATGACCCTCTTCCGCAACCAGGTCGTAGCGGGCCTCCTCTCCGACTCCCGGCCGGTCCTCGCGGTCAAACTGTTCTTAAACAACCTGGCCGCCTGTCTCCTCCTCTTCCTCGGGGGAGCCTCGCTCGGCGTGGTCACAGTGCTGATCCTCTCGGTCAACGGTCTTTTGATCGGTGCGGTGACGGAACTCGTGCGGCAACAGCAGGGTCTGCTCTACATTGCGGCGGCGCTCCTGCCGCACGGCATCTTCGAGATCCCTGCCTTCCTCATCGCGGGAGGCCTCGGGCTCCTCCTCGGGCGGGAGCTCATCGACGAGTGGCAGGGTGGAGGCGATGCCGCTGCCGGAGCCGTGCCTCTCACCCGCCTCTTTCTCCGGGTCGTCGTCCCGCTCCTCGCGGTTGCGGCGGCCGTAGAGGCATTTATTACGCCTGCAATCCTAAGTATGATCGCTTAA
- a CDS encoding tRNA uridine(34) 5-carboxymethylaminomethyl modification radical SAM/GNAT enzyme Elp3 yields MNDTDTLREIISRILSTGPGPADIQKIKLEVCRKYCISMPKNSAILAAATPEERERLRPILLVKPTRTLSGVAPVAVMTSPHPCPHGKCLPCPGGPEHPFASPQSYTGEEPAALRAREHAFDPYNQVQARLGQFEALGHHVDKAELIVMGGTMTARPVDYQEWFVGAAVQAMNDYPRAGVPPEKPDLEAIFAANESARVRCIATTFETRPDWSREEQIDRMLAMGVTKVELGVQQLDDRILDYNRRGHSVADSVAANCLLRDAGLKVGFHVMPNLPGASVEDDRRMFEELFSDERFRPDFLKIYPTLVTPASEIEALWERGEYRPYTEEELIDLIAYGKSLLPEYVRLQRIQRDIPAKLIVAGSRHSNFRQLAEARLHSQGLRCRCIRCREVGRTVAPEAATISTSVYRACGGEERFIQAGSEDALVGFARLRFPHRPFRDDLADAALLRELHVYGSVVPISTPASADEWQHRSFGSELLSAAEEEARDHGYGHLAVMSGVGVRPYYRKQGYERVGPYMIKTFS; encoded by the coding sequence ATGAACGATACCGACACTCTCCGGGAGATCATCTCCCGCATCCTTTCTACCGGGCCCGGTCCTGCAGACATCCAGAAGATCAAACTTGAGGTCTGCCGGAAATACTGCATCAGTATGCCCAAAAACTCCGCGATCCTCGCCGCCGCCACGCCCGAGGAGCGCGAGCGGCTCCGCCCGATCCTCCTCGTCAAACCCACGCGGACGCTCTCCGGGGTGGCACCCGTCGCGGTGATGACCTCGCCCCACCCCTGCCCCCACGGGAAGTGCCTCCCCTGCCCCGGCGGGCCGGAGCACCCCTTTGCGTCCCCCCAGAGTTACACGGGAGAGGAGCCGGCGGCGCTCCGGGCGAGAGAGCACGCGTTCGACCCCTACAACCAGGTGCAGGCCCGCCTCGGGCAGTTCGAGGCGCTCGGGCACCACGTCGACAAGGCGGAACTGATCGTGATGGGCGGGACGATGACCGCCCGCCCGGTCGATTACCAGGAGTGGTTCGTCGGCGCCGCCGTGCAGGCGATGAACGACTACCCCCGGGCCGGGGTCCCGCCGGAGAAGCCCGATCTCGAGGCGATCTTTGCCGCGAACGAGTCGGCGAGAGTCCGGTGCATCGCGACCACGTTCGAGACGAGGCCGGACTGGTCGCGGGAGGAGCAGATCGACCGGATGCTCGCGATGGGCGTGACCAAGGTCGAACTCGGCGTCCAGCAACTGGACGACCGGATCCTCGACTACAACCGCCGGGGCCACTCGGTCGCGGACTCGGTCGCGGCGAACTGCCTCCTTCGCGACGCCGGGCTGAAGGTTGGGTTCCACGTGATGCCCAACCTCCCCGGAGCAAGCGTTGAGGACGACCGGCGGATGTTTGAGGAGCTCTTCTCCGATGAACGGTTCCGGCCGGACTTCCTGAAGATCTACCCTACCCTGGTGACGCCGGCTTCAGAAATCGAGGCCCTCTGGGAGCGGGGGGAATACCGGCCCTATACCGAGGAGGAACTGATCGACCTCATCGCCTATGGAAAGTCACTCCTCCCGGAGTACGTCCGCCTCCAGCGGATCCAGCGCGACATCCCGGCAAAGCTGATCGTCGCGGGCTCACGGCACAGCAACTTCCGGCAACTTGCAGAGGCGCGGCTTCATTCGCAGGGACTCCGGTGCCGGTGCATCCGCTGCCGCGAGGTCGGCAGGACGGTTGCGCCGGAGGCGGCAACGATCTCGACCAGCGTCTACCGGGCGTGCGGCGGCGAGGAGCGGTTCATCCAGGCGGGCTCCGAGGACGCCCTCGTCGGGTTCGCCCGCCTCAGGTTCCCGCACCGGCCCTTCCGCGACGACCTCGCCGACGCGGCGCTCCTGCGCGAGCTCCATGTCTACGGGAGCGTGGTCCCGATCAGCACCCCGGCGTCCGCCGACGAGTGGCAGCACCGCAGTTTCGGCAGCGAGCTCCTCTCCGCCGCCGAGGAGGAGGCCCGCGATCACGGTTATGGGCACCTCGCGGTGATGAGCGGTGTCGGGGTGCGGCCCTACTACAGGAAACAGGGATATGAACGAGTGGGGCCATATATGATCAAGACGTTCTCATGA
- a CDS encoding 50S ribosomal protein L44e, producing the protein MKMPSKFKTYCPFCRNHQIHEVVKVKKGKVRHFNWIDRQKGRRSMVGNMGKFSKVPGGDKPTKRINVRYRCTVCGKAHLRPGFRIGKFELTE; encoded by the coding sequence ATGAAAATGCCATCAAAATTCAAGACCTACTGCCCGTTCTGCAGAAACCACCAGATTCATGAAGTCGTGAAGGTAAAGAAGGGCAAAGTGCGCCACTTCAACTGGATCGACCGCCAGAAGGGGCGCAGAAGCATGGTGGGCAACATGGGCAAATTCAGCAAGGTGCCCGGCGGCGACAAGCCGACGAAGAGGATCAACGTCAGGTACCGGTGCACGGTCTGTGGAAAGGCGCATCTCCGGCCGGGATTCCGGATCGGTAAATTTGAACTTACGGAGTGA
- a CDS encoding DNA primase small subunit PriS, which yields MKPATLEFVKQRFTEYYQRQNLTVPSSLEQREWGFVFFDAAAEVRMRRHMAFMDPQELAAYVKSLVPAHVYYSTAYYQTPSAPTMNDKHWAGADLIFDLDADHIVRGPYAMMLARVKEETEKLLGMLTDELGFARSHIKIAFSGGRGYHIHVTDIAVRGWGSPERREIVDYVCGIGLDPAVMLAPGGAKTGWRRRYADALRAHLAGLATLDPAEATAYLAGLEGIGKRTAAEFLADLDALLEKEPQDLLQNRVVRAIAAAPDFEERIRDAGARADEPVTTDIKRLIRTPGSLHGGSGMRVVPLDIRDFAEFDPLVDAVVFGDREVRVDVKANFATSLLGNTYTLKAGVQSVPEALAVFLCCRNMAEITGGA from the coding sequence ATGAAGCCCGCGACGCTCGAGTTTGTGAAGCAGAGGTTCACGGAGTACTACCAGAGGCAGAATCTCACCGTCCCGTCCTCCCTTGAGCAGCGCGAATGGGGTTTCGTCTTCTTCGATGCCGCGGCCGAAGTCCGGATGCGGCGGCATATGGCGTTTATGGACCCGCAGGAACTCGCCGCGTACGTGAAAAGCCTGGTCCCCGCCCACGTCTACTACTCGACGGCCTACTACCAGACGCCGTCGGCGCCGACGATGAACGATAAGCACTGGGCCGGCGCCGACCTGATCTTCGATCTCGATGCCGACCATATCGTCCGCGGCCCCTACGCGATGATGCTTGCACGGGTAAAGGAAGAGACCGAGAAACTGCTCGGGATGCTGACCGACGAACTCGGCTTTGCCAGAAGCCACATCAAGATAGCCTTCTCCGGGGGGCGCGGCTACCACATCCACGTCACCGATATCGCCGTCCGGGGATGGGGGAGCCCGGAGCGGCGCGAGATCGTCGACTACGTCTGCGGCATCGGGCTCGACCCGGCCGTGATGCTCGCTCCGGGAGGCGCGAAAACCGGATGGCGGCGGCGCTACGCCGATGCGCTCCGGGCTCACCTCGCAGGACTCGCGACCCTCGACCCGGCGGAGGCGACGGCCTATCTCGCGGGGCTTGAAGGTATCGGGAAACGAACGGCCGCGGAGTTCCTCGCGGACCTCGACGCCCTCCTCGAGAAGGAGCCACAGGACCTCCTGCAGAACCGGGTCGTCCGGGCGATCGCGGCCGCACCAGACTTCGAGGAGAGGATCCGGGACGCCGGAGCACGTGCTGACGAGCCGGTCACGACCGACATCAAGCGGCTGATCCGAACACCGGGGTCGCTGCACGGCGGCAGCGGGATGCGGGTGGTCCCGCTCGATATCCGGGACTTCGCGGAGTTCGACCCGCTCGTCGATGCGGTGGTCTTCGGCGACCGGGAGGTTCGGGTGGACGTGAAGGCGAACTTCGCCACGTCCCTGCTCGGGAACACCTACACGCTCAAAGCAGGAGTCCAGAGCGTCCCCGAAGCGCTCGCGGTCTTCCTCTGCTGCCGGAACATGGCGGAGATCACCGGGGGTGCTTGA
- a CDS encoding ADP-ribosylglycohydrolase family protein, producing the protein MRAVGAFIGLAIGDALGAPLEGLPPAPIAVTEMSGGGIHDTLPGQYTDDTLQASALAQTLVGCGKFDPDDFARRLIRVYRAYPEFFGPTSRAVLDLIEKGVPPSAAARTVYEARGGSRSNGSVMRGVPVGIFYPPQEVREASLAASAVTHFDPVAGEASAFVNRMVSGMCRGEEAPVAFGRALAACSDPELRGLLEDYRAYPPEPSLDAVLCTHCAVSIFMDAVSFREAVVAAVNLGGDADTVGAIAGGLAGARFGCEAIPESWLAALQDREELLDLARRLARVSRP; encoded by the coding sequence ATGCGGGCGGTCGGAGCGTTCATCGGGCTTGCAATAGGCGACGCTCTGGGCGCGCCCCTGGAAGGCCTCCCGCCGGCCCCAATCGCCGTAACGGAGATGTCCGGGGGCGGAATTCATGACACCCTCCCCGGCCAGTACACCGACGATACCCTGCAGGCGTCAGCCCTGGCGCAGACCCTCGTCGGGTGCGGGAAGTTCGATCCGGACGACTTCGCCCGACGTTTAATTCGGGTATACCGGGCCTATCCGGAGTTCTTCGGGCCGACGTCCCGCGCCGTCCTCGACCTGATCGAAAAGGGCGTCCCGCCTTCGGCTGCCGCGAGGACGGTGTACGAGGCGCGGGGCGGGAGCAGGAGCAACGGGAGCGTGATGCGCGGGGTCCCGGTCGGCATCTTCTACCCGCCACAGGAAGTCCGGGAAGCAAGCCTCGCCGCATCGGCCGTCACGCACTTCGACCCCGTCGCCGGCGAAGCCTCGGCGTTCGTCAACCGCATGGTCAGCGGGATGTGCCGGGGAGAGGAGGCTCCTGTAGCCTTTGGCCGTGCCCTTGCGGCCTGCTCCGACCCGGAACTCCGGGGGCTGCTCGAGGATTACCGGGCGTATCCGCCCGAGCCCTCGCTCGACGCCGTCCTCTGCACTCACTGCGCCGTCAGTATCTTCATGGATGCCGTCTCCTTCCGCGAAGCGGTGGTCGCGGCGGTCAACCTCGGGGGCGACGCCGATACCGTTGGGGCGATCGCCGGCGGACTCGCCGGGGCGCGCTTCGGGTGCGAGGCGATCCCGGAGTCGTGGCTCGCTGCGCTCCAGGACCGGGAGGAACTCCTCGACCTCGCCCGGCGGCTCGCCCGGGTGAGCCGGCCGTAG
- a CDS encoding NAD(P)-dependent glycerol-1-phosphate dehydrogenase, with protein MSADRINLLRTKVFDKSKWMQLPRDVVIGHDVIEQIPAVCEDLALGDSVLIVSGSRTRDVAGKRVEALLAGSYDVATFAASVGDPLETIRKAEAAAAEAGFVIGVGGGRVIDTAKIASYNADRHFISVPTAASHDGIASSRASVPTAEGNVSLAAEPPIAVVADTAIIASAPHRLLASGCADIMANCTAILDWELSHRLRGEPISEYALTLSRMTAEILFQNADLIKPHSEESAWIVTKALVSSGVAMSIAGSSRPGSGGEHKFSHALERLAPGKGLHGEKCGIGAIITMYLHGGDWEGIRSSLQKIGAPTTPAEIGVDDETAVAALLAARTIRPERFTILDMGLTEESARDLVKMLYRE; from the coding sequence ATGAGCGCAGACCGCATAAACCTACTCAGAACCAAGGTCTTCGACAAGTCCAAATGGATGCAGCTCCCCCGTGACGTCGTCATCGGCCACGATGTCATCGAGCAGATCCCGGCTGTCTGCGAAGACCTTGCTCTCGGCGATTCTGTGCTCATCGTATCGGGAAGCCGGACGCGGGACGTCGCCGGGAAGAGAGTCGAGGCGCTTCTTGCCGGCTCCTACGACGTTGCGACGTTTGCCGCGAGCGTTGGCGATCCCCTCGAGACGATCAGGAAGGCCGAGGCGGCGGCGGCAGAGGCCGGGTTCGTCATCGGCGTCGGCGGCGGGCGGGTCATCGACACGGCGAAGATCGCCTCCTACAACGCCGACCGTCACTTCATCAGCGTCCCGACCGCCGCATCGCACGACGGCATCGCCTCATCGAGGGCCTCGGTCCCGACCGCCGAAGGGAACGTCTCGCTCGCCGCCGAGCCGCCCATCGCCGTCGTCGCCGATACCGCCATCATCGCTTCGGCGCCTCACCGGCTGCTCGCGTCCGGGTGTGCGGACATCATGGCAAACTGCACCGCAATCCTCGACTGGGAGCTCTCCCACCGTCTTCGGGGCGAACCGATCTCGGAGTATGCCCTGACGCTCTCCCGGATGACCGCCGAGATCCTCTTTCAGAACGCCGACCTCATCAAACCGCACTCAGAGGAGAGTGCCTGGATCGTGACGAAAGCGCTGGTCTCCTCGGGCGTCGCGATGAGCATCGCGGGATCGTCACGGCCCGGGAGCGGCGGCGAGCACAAGTTCTCGCACGCACTGGAGCGGCTCGCACCGGGAAAGGGCCTCCACGGGGAGAAGTGCGGCATAGGGGCCATCATCACGATGTACCTCCACGGCGGGGACTGGGAAGGGATCCGCAGTTCCCTGCAGAAGATCGGTGCACCGACCACCCCCGCCGAGATCGGGGTCGACGACGAGACGGCCGTGGCGGCGCTGCTCGCGGCCCGGACGATCCGGCCGGAACGGTTCACGATACTGGATATGGGGCTGACCGAGGAATCGGCGCGGGACCTCGTGAAGATGCTTTACCGGGAGTGA
- the proS gene encoding proline--tRNA ligase — translation MEEDTGVLPRKDDFSQWYNEILWRAEIMDVRYPVKGLYVWYPHGFGIRKRAYGILRDLMDRDHAETMFPLLIPETEFMKEAEHIKGFEDEVYWVTHGGRNELDVPLALRPTSETAIYPMYSLWIRSHTDLPLKLYQIVNTFRYETKHTRPLIRLREITSFKEAHTVHATWEEAAAQVEVALGLYREFYDSLRVPVIVSRRPAWDKFPGADYTIAVDTIMPDGKTLQIGTVHMLGDHFSRTYDITYEDANGERQYAYQTCYGISERSIAAVVSVHGDDKGLVLPPEVAPIEVVIVPIIVGKRREEVLAAAGALQEEFRNAGFAVKLDDRDMRPGAKYYHWEMRGVPLRIEVGPRDIDANTVVAVTRTGRKTTLDRRGVVEGVCSVLAQFGEELSQAARQAMAARIAVTGTLDEAAAAVKTGVAVVHWCGSQECAEKIEAAVDASILGSDIRSDLIAVSDGPCIACGGNGTSALVARTY, via the coding sequence ATGGAAGAAGATACAGGCGTACTTCCCCGGAAAGACGATTTTTCCCAGTGGTACAACGAGATTCTCTGGCGAGCCGAGATCATGGACGTCCGCTACCCGGTCAAGGGGCTGTACGTCTGGTACCCCCACGGGTTCGGCATCAGGAAGCGTGCATACGGGATACTCCGGGACCTTATGGACCGCGACCACGCGGAGACGATGTTTCCGCTCCTGATCCCCGAGACCGAGTTCATGAAGGAGGCCGAGCACATCAAGGGCTTCGAGGACGAGGTCTACTGGGTCACCCACGGCGGCAGGAACGAGCTCGACGTCCCGCTCGCCCTTCGGCCCACGAGCGAGACCGCCATCTACCCGATGTACTCCCTCTGGATCCGGTCCCACACGGACCTGCCCCTGAAACTCTACCAGATCGTCAATACGTTCCGCTACGAGACGAAGCACACCCGCCCGCTCATCCGTCTCCGGGAGATCACGTCGTTTAAGGAGGCACATACCGTGCACGCGACGTGGGAGGAGGCGGCGGCACAGGTGGAGGTCGCGCTCGGCCTCTACCGGGAGTTCTACGACAGCCTCCGGGTGCCGGTGATCGTATCCCGCCGCCCGGCCTGGGACAAGTTCCCGGGTGCCGACTACACCATCGCGGTCGATACCATCATGCCCGATGGAAAGACGCTCCAGATAGGCACGGTGCACATGCTCGGCGACCACTTCTCCCGCACCTATGACATCACCTACGAGGACGCGAACGGGGAGCGGCAGTACGCCTACCAGACCTGCTACGGCATCTCCGAGCGGTCGATTGCGGCTGTGGTAAGCGTCCACGGCGACGATAAGGGGCTCGTGCTCCCGCCGGAGGTCGCGCCGATAGAGGTCGTCATCGTGCCGATCATCGTCGGAAAACGACGCGAAGAGGTGCTCGCGGCGGCCGGGGCGCTTCAGGAGGAGTTCCGGAACGCGGGGTTCGCCGTGAAACTGGACGACCGGGATATGCGCCCGGGCGCGAAGTACTACCACTGGGAGATGCGCGGCGTCCCGCTGCGGATCGAGGTGGGCCCGCGGGATATCGACGCGAACACGGTCGTCGCCGTCACCCGTACGGGCAGGAAGACCACGCTCGATCGCCGGGGCGTCGTAGAAGGGGTCTGCTCCGTCCTTGCACAGTTCGGGGAGGAACTCTCGCAGGCGGCGCGGCAGGCGATGGCCGCACGGATCGCCGTGACCGGGACCCTGGACGAGGCTGCCGCAGCGGTGAAGACCGGGGTTGCGGTCGTCCACTGGTGCGGGTCGCAGGAGTGTGCGGAAAAGATTGAGGCGGCGGTGGATGCAAGCATCCTCGGGTCCGATATCAGATCGGACCTGATCGCCGTCTCGGACGGCCCGTGCATCGCCTGCGGCGGGAACGGCACGTCCGCCCTGGTTGCCCGGACCTACTGA
- a CDS encoding DUF63 family protein, with protein sequence MIREFLYKYYIDPIRYGEAYTLVDTLTYALILIAAVYLVYRGLRRYSIAIDDELVLATMPFVVLGGLLRVVEDTGMIVSDLRFLLITPLIFFSIFAVAAIALFLGKLAENAGLTARYSRVYGGAGIVACLLATAALVWFGLTEATIALDVLVTILALATVTSLALWAFLVYVLKWDYASNILYKLLIFGHMLDASATSYGIDIHPVHYVEQHVVGSGLIEATGSAFSMFLLKIAVIVPAVYVLEMYRREGNPDLWHLILLAMIVVGMAPGIRDLVRMVLYV encoded by the coding sequence ATGATTAGGGAGTTCCTCTACAAATATTACATAGATCCCATCCGTTACGGCGAGGCGTACACGCTCGTCGATACGCTGACCTACGCCCTGATCCTCATCGCGGCGGTCTACCTCGTTTACCGGGGGCTCCGGCGCTACTCGATCGCCATCGACGACGAACTGGTGCTTGCGACCATGCCCTTCGTCGTCCTTGGAGGGCTTCTCCGGGTCGTCGAGGATACCGGGATGATCGTCTCCGACCTCCGGTTTCTCCTGATCACGCCCCTGATTTTCTTCTCGATCTTTGCGGTCGCGGCGATCGCCCTCTTTCTCGGAAAACTCGCTGAGAACGCCGGGCTCACCGCCCGCTACAGCCGGGTCTACGGGGGGGCGGGGATCGTCGCCTGCCTCCTCGCCACCGCGGCGCTCGTCTGGTTCGGCCTCACCGAGGCGACGATCGCGCTCGACGTCCTCGTTACCATCCTCGCCCTCGCGACAGTCACGTCGCTCGCCCTCTGGGCGTTCCTTGTTTACGTGCTGAAGTGGGACTACGCCTCAAACATCCTCTATAAACTCCTCATCTTCGGCCACATGCTGGATGCGAGCGCGACAAGTTACGGGATCGATATCCATCCCGTCCACTACGTGGAGCAGCACGTCGTGGGCTCGGGCCTGATCGAGGCGACCGGCAGCGCGTTCTCGATGTTCCTCCTCAAGATCGCGGTGATCGTCCCTGCCGTATACGTCCTCGAGATGTACCGGCGGGAAGGAAACCCCGACCTCTGGCACCTCATCCTGCTGGCCATGATCGTCGTCGGCATGGCGCCGGGGATACGGGACCTGGTGCGGATGGTGCTCTATGTCTGA
- a CDS encoding DUF362 domain-containing protein yields the protein MASPAASEVYIVDASDRYHAVEALWREIGTPSLDKKTVAVKANFNSDDPFPATTHPDALEAILGQVRDAGARTVRLGERSGMGETGAVLKNRGAADVAARTGAEVVALDALPPGEWEAIPPDGLHWERGFLIARVFREADAVVQTCCLKTHRFGGHISLSLKNPVGAVAKRNPEDGYNYMAELHSSPHQRRMIAEINRFFPCDIAILDATEGFSTGGPERGTRIAPNVILASTDRVALDAAGVALLRLHGTTPEVMQGRIFEMDPIARAAELEIGVKSAEDLRLVALDSESKELVLDMRRILDETA from the coding sequence ATGGCATCCCCAGCGGCATCCGAAGTCTACATCGTCGATGCGTCGGATCGTTATCACGCCGTCGAAGCGCTCTGGCGGGAGATTGGCACCCCTTCCCTCGACAAAAAGACCGTTGCAGTCAAGGCGAACTTCAACAGCGACGACCCGTTCCCCGCGACGACCCATCCCGATGCGCTGGAAGCGATCCTCGGGCAGGTCCGCGATGCCGGTGCCCGGACGGTCCGGCTCGGTGAGCGGAGCGGGATGGGGGAGACCGGTGCGGTGCTGAAGAACCGGGGCGCCGCCGACGTCGCGGCCAGGACGGGGGCGGAGGTGGTGGCGCTCGACGCCCTCCCTCCCGGGGAGTGGGAGGCGATCCCGCCGGACGGTCTCCACTGGGAGCGTGGGTTCCTGATCGCCCGGGTCTTCCGGGAGGCGGATGCGGTGGTCCAGACCTGCTGCCTGAAGACTCACCGGTTCGGCGGGCATATCTCCCTCTCCCTGAAGAACCCGGTCGGGGCCGTGGCGAAGAGAAACCCGGAGGATGGCTACAACTACATGGCGGAACTTCATTCGTCGCCGCACCAGCGCAGGATGATCGCCGAGATCAACCGGTTCTTTCCCTGCGACATCGCTATTCTGGACGCAACGGAGGGGTTCTCGACCGGTGGGCCCGAGCGGGGCACCCGTATTGCCCCGAACGTCATCCTCGCGAGCACCGACCGCGTCGCCCTCGATGCCGCCGGAGTTGCGCTGCTTCGCCTCCACGGCACGACGCCGGAGGTGATGCAGGGCCGGATATTTGAGATGGACCCGATCGCCCGGGCGGCGGAGCTCGAAATCGGTGTTAAGTCGGCAGAGGATCTGCGGCTCGTCGCGCTCGATTCCG
- a CDS encoding UPF0179 family protein, with amino-acid sequence MTKEKTKVTLIGAALAKPGLDFVYEGIVCTECEGCKVRKVCHNLQSGKKYRVVAARPNTRHDCPVHHEAAVAVDVVEAPIVALIGADMAIANSKIRYEFSCPRSECRSYRLCRPDGIIEGEKYVVGEVLGNAPDVCERSRPLKLVELRPA; translated from the coding sequence ATGACGAAAGAGAAGACAAAGGTGACGCTGATCGGGGCCGCACTCGCAAAGCCGGGACTTGATTTCGTGTATGAGGGGATCGTGTGCACCGAGTGCGAGGGCTGCAAGGTGCGCAAGGTCTGCCATAACCTGCAGTCGGGGAAGAAGTACCGTGTCGTTGCGGCCCGCCCGAACACCCGGCACGACTGCCCGGTTCACCACGAGGCGGCGGTCGCGGTCGACGTGGTGGAGGCCCCCATCGTCGCGCTGATCGGCGCCGACATGGCGATAGCGAACTCGAAGATCCGCTACGAGTTCTCCTGCCCGAGAAGCGAGTGCCGGAGTTACCGGCTCTGCCGCCCCGACGGCATCATCGAAGGAGAGAAGTACGTCGTCGGGGAGGTTCTCGGCAACGCCCCCGACGTCTGCGAGCGTAGCCGCCCCCTGAAACTGGTGGAACTGCGGCCGGCCTGA
- a CDS encoding UPF0058 family protein yields the protein MQKEELLHLHMLLVHVRKYYESTTGEDVPTDQYNALRISPVHIHKNKVTHKKAILTLGDEIVHHIRAHHNPYIEYHADFHSERIATEH from the coding sequence GTGCAAAAGGAAGAGCTGCTCCACTTACATATGCTGTTAGTCCACGTCAGAAAGTACTATGAGAGTACCACCGGAGAGGATGTTCCGACCGACCAGTACAACGCTCTCCGCATCTCACCCGTCCACATCCATAAGAATAAGGTCACCCATAAAAAGGCTATCCTTACGCTGGGCGACGAGATCGTCCACCACATCCGGGCACACCATAATCCCTACATCGAATACCACGCCGATTTTCACTCCGAACGGATTGCAACCGAACATTAA
- a CDS encoding 30S ribosomal protein S27e, which translates to MVRVNRENRSTFLRVKCPDCENEQIVFERASTVVGCNVCGRILAEPHGGKADIKAEILAVLE; encoded by the coding sequence ATGGTCCGGGTGAACAGAGAGAACAGGAGCACATTCCTCCGGGTAAAGTGTCCTGACTGTGAGAACGAACAGATAGTCTTTGAGAGAGCGAGTACCGTTGTGGGATGCAATGTCTGCGGGCGTATCCTTGCAGAGCCCCACGGTGGGAAAGCTGATATAAAGGCTGAGATACTGGCAGTACTTGAGTGA
- a CDS encoding translation initiation factor IF-2 subunit alpha, giving the protein MHEREWPEEGELVVCTVADVKDFAAFVTLDEYDERRGLIPISEIARGWIKYIRDYVREGQKVVCKVLNVDPDRGHIDLSLKDVNEHQRREKIHEWKNEQKAAKWIGFASEAAGVDRGIIEEAIYREYGQLYPAFEDIVTTGGEAADRLKLDEQVKKALITVAHENVKVSRVTITGHLILTSSRPDGVNVIRRALRSAQPKVEDVEIDLIYVGAPKYRIKVTAPDYKEAEKAIEKAASAAVGVVERAGGSGKFIRKQKAG; this is encoded by the coding sequence ATGCATGAGAGAGAGTGGCCCGAAGAAGGAGAACTCGTCGTCTGCACGGTCGCGGATGTCAAAGACTTTGCGGCGTTCGTGACCCTGGACGAGTACGACGAGCGAAGAGGGCTTATACCGATATCCGAGATAGCACGGGGCTGGATTAAGTACATCCGGGACTACGTCAGAGAAGGACAGAAGGTTGTCTGCAAAGTCCTGAATGTGGACCCCGATCGCGGCCACATCGACCTCTCGTTAAAAGACGTAAACGAACACCAGCGGCGCGAAAAGATTCACGAGTGGAAGAACGAGCAGAAGGCCGCCAAGTGGATCGGGTTCGCCTCCGAGGCAGCGGGAGTGGACAGGGGCATCATCGAGGAGGCCATATACCGTGAATACGGCCAGCTGTACCCGGCCTTCGAGGATATCGTCACCACCGGCGGCGAGGCGGCAGATCGGCTGAAACTCGACGAACAGGTCAAAAAAGCGCTCATCACCGTCGCGCACGAGAACGTAAAGGTCTCGAGAGTGACCATCACGGGGCATCTCATTCTGACGTCGTCGAGGCCCGACGGCGTCAACGTGATCCGCCGGGCGCTCCGGAGTGCGCAGCCGAAGGTCGAGGATGTGGAGATCGACCTGATCTACGTCGGAGCCCCGAAATACCGGATAAAAGTGACCGCACCCGATTATAAGGAAGCCGAGAAGGCGATCGAGAAGGCAGCAAGCGCCGCCGTCGGCGTGGTCGAGCGGGCGGGCGGCTCCGGCAAGTTTATCCGGAAGCAGAAGGCCGGATAG